Proteins encoded within one genomic window of Humulus lupulus chromosome 1, drHumLupu1.1, whole genome shotgun sequence:
- the LOC133828261 gene encoding uncharacterized protein LOC133828261, whose translation MDKTSKRRVLFIFWFITISILITLTKGESLDFVHKQEDIKQSFTKILRSTISLLKTFHQNTWEKIKTLMQEIQFQYFPPNLDFKGVNEANARGGAGGKMTKAVGRSFGTSKETVEETAKSAAEVVDKTMVKTAKKVKESVSDEESAAEL comes from the exons ATGGACAAAACTAGCAAAAGAAGAGTCTTGTTTATTTTCTGGTTCATAACAATCTCCATTCTAATCACTCTAACGAAAGGAGAAAGTCTAGATTTTGTTCATAAACAGGAAGATATCAAACAATCTTTCACAAAGATACTACGAAGCACAATTTCTTTGCTGAAGACTTTTCATCAGAATACATGGGAGAAAATCAAAACTCTCATGCAAGAAATTCAGTTTCAATACTTCCCACCAAACTTAGA CTTTAAAGGTGTAAATGAAGCAAATGCAAGGGGTGGTGCTGGAGGCAAGATGACGAAAGCAGTAGGGAGGAGTTTTGGCACAAGCAAAGAGACAGTTGAGGAGACTGCTAAATCGGCTGCTGAAGTTGTGGATAAAACAATGGTCAAGACAGCCAAGAAAGTAAAAGAAAGTGTCTCTGATGAAGAATCTGCTGCAGAGCTTTGA
- the LOC133803823 gene encoding uncharacterized protein At5g64816 — MVEVWWSLLAAIPAVVAGQAFRMKKKHAEEQRLQSARGREKNSDEIFVCERVCTSKRMLKKVGAFSKDPIPDTCVTVCGVSELEACADACARTVCVNQHQVPNWNDICLRRCQSECLKLSGSHFS, encoded by the coding sequence ATGGTGGAAGTGTGGTGGTCTCTCTTAGCTGCCATCCCTGCGGTTGTTGCAGGGCAAGCTTTTAGAATGAAGAAGAAGCATGCGGAAGAGCAGAGATTACAGAGTGCCCGGGGTAGGGAGAAGAATTCTGACGAGATTTTTGTATGTGAGAGGGTGTGTACATCAAAGAGAATGCTGAAAAAGGTTGGGGCATTCTCAAAGGATCCAATCCCTGATACTTGTGTCACTGTTTGTGGAGTATCCGAGCTTGAAGCTTGTGCTGATGCGTGTGCTCGCACTGTTTGTGTTAACCAACATCAAGTGCCCAACTGGAATGACATATGCCTCCGAAGATGCCAGAGTGAATGTCTCAAACTCTCCGGTTCTCATTTTTCTTAG